A stretch of DNA from Danio rerio strain Tuebingen ecotype United States chromosome 10, GRCz12tu, whole genome shotgun sequence:
ACcccacagaagtgctctgtttgttaacagttaagtaataaatgacaaattcatcacttttggactttagtcagtgcaacagtaaatataaaaaatctattataaaaacaaacagcacctcaacttaaCATACACGGCAGGCAAACTTATGTTTACATATCTCAGTTTGCTACGGTAATGTtatcgtcatcaactttataatacctccagagcGCAGAGATACTTGTGCTCtccacttcaagctgcttccatgttctactttgccggcatttaaccaatagtgtcTTTGCAACAAattgatgtcatgccgcacacaTTGCTGTTACTGTGTGAAGTCAGGAAAGAGGTCTAACTGTGCAACAGCATAACgaatataatgaaaatattagAGAAGTGAACCTACattggtctcacggttcagttacgattatcatgccatcgatttggttcaattcgatatctcggtgcatcatggtgacttgacgatgctttccatacacaattttatattttacttcacagcacagcaatttctgtattaaaatgtatcattttaaaatacattttatatgcatTTGTAATACAGTTtagtcctttaatacaagcactTGCTTTTTGTGTGTTGTCAAGCAACTTGTTAAACATCTATGATTGGTCATGCGCTGAACAAAAAGTGCTGCGATTGGCTATTACGCTTGATGCTGTTCACCgttgagtgacactgataaacggcagcaGTGATCACAACTGATCCATGATCGACGCGGTGGAGAAAACTCAATCTGCAGACATGCGCTCGTGCCTTGATCTACAAGTGTTCCTGTAACAGCCGAGAGTAGAGGAAACGTCACGtgagcaggtcaaatgggccacagtgagagagatggAGAAATTGCGTTTATTTTCATATTCTCCATGGGAGTGCATTAGGGGCTTCTACTGTAACTTTAGTGTAAGTGaatgactgtccagcaaacacacgcaGTGAATTGTGCAGAGTTTATGCATTTTAATTATGCGACATGGCGCaaatgagataaatgacatcagtacattATAATCGattatgatctattactaaacCAATAACGAATTTTCCGCATCTGCATacatatattcgagtcctgatcgggaggtaacgtccGATTCCGATCAAGTCTGAAACCGTTTGATCGGGCTTGATTTCCAATCACGTGATGGGATCTGGACATCTATTCTTAAGTCTTTTATTTCCACTTTCAAAATATAAGGCTATTCTCTTTGCAGATTCTCAATGCAAAGACTTTCTCTTTGATATCAGTTTTTCTTTGCTCATTGGCAGATATGTGTTTTGTTTAATCAAACTTGCTTCATTTTGATCACCTCAAGTAAATGCATCTTTATTTAAGAATTGTGTCTTTTAGCAGTATCATCAGAAGGTGTTAAACCAGTTATTTCAATACTctagtatattatttttttgtaacatcAATCGGAGTAAAAGCTTGTTCAACCTGTTACTAATATACCTCACTGTGTTCTGTAGATATTTACATTTAGAAAACATTGATGGGTTTTGCCtttaaattcaaaatgttttCCCCTTTTTAATAATTTCTCCCCTTTTATGTTTCCTTCCTCAGTACGTCCTTCTAAACCCAAATGTAGTGCAGAGGGTCAAACTTACGTGGGTAAGAATATGGTGTTGAAGTGTAGCTCTGTGGAAGGCACACAACCTATGGAGTACATCTGGGAGAGAACCTCTGGCAATAAGCTATTGCCTCCATTGGCAATCCTGGGTAAGATCTTTTCActtgtatttttcttttcttttgattAATAATCTTTTGTGTTGTGCTACAGTTAAAATTAACAATGCTACCTGCTACACACAGATAAAGTCACGGGCACCATGACTCTGAAGAATGCCACCGGGGATGCTTCAGGGACATATCGATGCCAGGCGAAAAACCGCGTtggaacagaagagtgtgtggtaGAGGTCACTATAACGCAACGTGAGTCTTTACAAGTCTGTCCTATTCTGTTTAAAACTTAGTTACAGGATCTATCCTTTAATATCTGATTACTTTATTTGGTGAATGTGTTAATGGTTATATTCTTGGTTTAAAAGTGTCCCTTTCTGGCCTTTTGCAGCACCTAATACAGCTGGGATCATTGCAGGAGTAATAATCTGCATTCTGCTGCTTCTCATTCTCCTCGCCCTCATCCTCTTCTGCTGCTGCCGTGCTCGCCACAAGAAGAAGTACGAGAAGGAAATCGCCTATGAGATCAGGTACACCACACACACTCTTGGCTGCAATCTTGTGTCCTAAGCAGACGGTTACCATGTCTACATAAACCTTTTCCAACAATTAATCTTATAAAAATAGGAGAGAAACATCTGTTACTGTAATTCACCCAGAAACACACTAAATTAGAAAAACGCCTGCTTCTCCCAACTGGCATTCAGTCTGCGCTTCAGCATTCAGTTTAATAACCAAAGAATAAGAATGAAAGAGAGCTCTTGACCCAGATGCCATTTGGTACATGTCACTGTCCCTATGTCTGTATGATTCACCTCTATTCATCCAATGGCAGCCCTCCCCTGTACTCACTGATGACCGAACAAAGCTGATGGCCAGCGAAACTGGCTAGCGGTGCTGTCAGCCTTCCCCTCTCACCCCTTTTCTCTTCAAATGAAAGGCTGGTGTAATCAGttctgtgcatttgtttgttcagTCGATTCCTGCTCTGTCAATGGCTCCCCCCTCAGTCCCTGTCTCTCGCTCCCCCGGCCTATTGAAATGGCATTCCTGTGTGATGTGGCAGGCTGTGGGTCAAGCCCTTTATTATGCTCCCCCTGGACCCCAGCGCTGGACACTCTGTCTGGGAGCCTTGCGCTGCATCACTTAGGCCATGACAAAAGAGGATTATCCAAATAAGCCAGCTTCTCTTAGAAGAGACcctgctgtctctctctcttttgctgTTCGGTGCTGCAATGGATTATTGCTGCTGATTACTTGTTAATTTAGAGGATGGGGGAGAGCATGGTCTGATTGGCCACACTTGAAATCCCTCCATTGTCTTATTCAGCCAATCTGAGCAGTGATTGTCGAAGCGCCAAAACAAGTCTTGACGGGAATTGTAGCATTATTGTATCTCCCTCTTATTTGATTGTGCTGCATAGGAAGATTTTTTGTTTGGCTTGACCTGTCCAGTGCCTCTTTCTAACCTTTTTCTTCAGGAAAACAATCTTTGACTTTGCATTTCATCATGAACGGtgctttcaaaagtttgttgaaatttaATTCCAGTTCAGGAAATTCTGTCTGCTAAATCAAAATCATGTAGTGCGATCAACAAAGTTATCTGATCTAACCAGCATGCAGAAACTCTGTAAATGATACCTCTGCGGTCATAATTTAGCCTTTTTGTGACAAGTCACAgtcttttatgttttttaaacacCACAATAAATCTCCTGGGCCTGCAGGTGTGATTGAACATTCTTTTGCCCTCCTTTCAACAGAGAGGATGTGCCTCCTCCAAAGAGCCGTGTTTCCACCGCCCGCAGTTTCACCAGTGTGGGCAGCCAACGCTCTTCTCTTGGCTCCATGTCTCCTTCCAACCTGCACGAGTACAGCAAGCCCCAGTATGACAAGATTCCCTCTGAAGAGTACGACAGGCCCCCTAGCCACGCTCCCATTCCCCCGCCCAGCAGAATGGCCGGCCCCAACCTCAGCCGAATGGGGGCCATCCCAGTCATGATCCCTGCCCAAAACAAGGATGGGTCTATTGTGTAAAACTGAACTGGGATCTTTCTCTGCACATTTTGACGGTCTCTGTTCTTATTCATCATTTTAGCGGATTTTGTGAAGGAGCAAATAGGAGGAACTCAGCTGTACGGATAATGCAATTCGGCTGGCAGAACTTCAACAAACATCAACACAAACTTTATTCAACAAGATGCAGAAAGTGATTTGTCTGCTcgttttgtaaataatgcaacgCATGATGATTTTTCcccattttgttttctttaaagatagaaGGCCCTTTTTTAATGTAAGGCACTTGAATTGGTTGCCTATTAAGTGTTCTCCAGAGATGAATTCAAATCATTCAAATGAAATGTACATGTAATACAACCCCATTTTAGATAAAAACTCTCAAgctatttgttaatgtttttttaaaccagTTTGAAATATTTTCTGGCAACTTGAACCATTAATCTATGaacattgttttctttttaattacttttttgctGGCAAAGATTTACTCAAAGGGTCTGTGGAAAAAATATGACGAATAGCTTTGGTTTCTGGATGTTTCTCAAAAAGATAACATTAGCGTTTGCTTGGATTGAAGATTATTTacctgtgatgtgtgtgtgtatatacatgaaTATGAAATTGATTTGTTTGAAGATGAGCTAATACTGTGATTCTTAACCTGCTTCTTATGAACCATTTGGCAGTTTTATATCCCAGTCAGCACACGTCAGAATAATCAGCGTTCAAGTCTTTGATTGGTCAGTTCCTTACGCTTTGAGCTTGTGACCCCAAAACCTCTGCTTCTCTCTATCCTGCAGCATAATGGTACtctttaaaataagattaaaggGTTTTTACAAAAGATGCTTAAGCTGGACGGTAAAATATGCTTCACTGAGCAATCTGACTTCAGTAAGAGCCAGACCAGAAAAGCTGATCCCAGATGCCTCTAATTAATACACAGACTTAAACTAGAGATACTAATCCTGAATCTGCATTCGGCTTGGCCATCAATCATCTTGTTTAAAGTTAATTGTCTGATTGATGTGTtggtttgcagtttatttattagaTGAAGGACATCTTATTCAAAAATGTGTTGACCATATATTAAAGGCCAATTTATACTTCTTCCTCAAGTGTGCATGGTAGGTCCGGAGTAGCCTTTGCACTGTTGCATACCTTTTGCCATATTCTTATGCGTAGACATGCAACTCTCAAATTATGTAACATGTAGCAGGGCTGCACCATATTGGACAAAACTGACATTGGGATGTTTTGTTTTCCTGCCATATGAATACAacttcaccagatgatttaaatattattaaatattatattattgattgcctccagaattgtcaagagcatctgtgctccgcatctcatgccttcaaatgccaccattTTTTCATTACATatcggcattgtcttctgaggtgtaagtcattatttaaaataaagaaagattTACGCAGCATAGCCAaccgcagcaaattccgtttttacttttgatatttggtggcagttaatcaggaagtgactattttgttctctttgacttgttggatggtaacgctgctttattcgcacatcttttatgcgataatccagttttgcgcataaatttaattagcgTCTTAGGATGGAAATGTAGCTGCTGTTAAAATGTTAGAATTTTTTATGCACACTTGAAATTTCACATTCTTAGGCCTTAAaaactttcactttatttaggttTAACTTCACAATGGGGTTCCTGGTTTACCATAATTCCACTCAAATTTCCTAATGGATGAATAAACTGAACTGACATTGCAGAATCtgccatgtgactattgcggatttGCACATTGCGGTATCGATGCAGGATCGATATATTGTGCACCCCTAACATGTAGTGGCGACGCAGATCACAAGATATGTGATTTTTGCGTTGGTGAGAGGGGTGCGAGGCCGGTGGTGCGAGTTTTTAAACGAGCCTTGAAGCCTGCtccagcatttgttttgtgtatattttattactaAAGCTGGTGAAAGTTTTAACTTCTTTTACAATAACAACCCAGAGATTTTTTTGGCACAAACTCAAAACACCggcaaagaaacttgacacagtgCAACATAAAAACCCCACTGCCAACTAACTTGAGTAGGTAAGAGTTGTCAAGGCAACACAGACAGAATGCAGAAATATAAATATCAACGGCATCGGCTACCTGCAAGGATTTCGATGATCACTTGATGCTGAAGTGTAAATTGGGCTTATTTTAACTAATTGAGGGGCAATTCATATGTAGGATCATCCATAGAGTTATAAAAGACTGTTTGATAATTTATAAATAGTCAGTTGATCAGGCATCAGTATGAATCAGTATGATTTTGATTCGACTAAAAGGTTCaccctaaaatgtaaatttgctcTTAATTTGCTTGTCAAGTTATCCTAGATTAGGGGTGCCCAAACGCAGTCTTGTAGGGCCggagtcctgcagattttagctccaacttgcctcaacacacctgtacggatgtttctagaaagccaagtaagagcttgattagctagcacaggtgtgtctgattggggttgaaactaaactttgcaggacaccagtaCAGAGTTTGGAGACCCCTATTTTAGATTTGGACCACGCTCTCTCTTTAAGAAAACATTAAAGTagtatttgatttagttttttaagcTGAAACTGTGATTCTGAActttaagaataaaaaaacatacaaggGAACTCAATTTATAAAGGCCCTGACAGTATGCTGAGAATTTATAAATCTATTGAAACTATTGGTTTTCCATAATGTTCTagtgaaagaaaaaaagtctACATCTATAAACAGCAGATTTCTATCTGTTCAAGTCACCAAATTTACCACAGTGACTGTCACCAACCTTACGGTTCTTATCAAggttttattactgcttattttaccCTGTGTGTCCATTCTAATGTTCACTCTGTGCCTTTTTTTGTCTTTGGGTGTAATGAACTGGTATACacattaggcatgggctggtataagtttctgatgtatgataaccttggataaaaatatcataatttaacagtttaatggtattgtgattactgctttaaaataagcTCTTTCCCCCATTAAACATGATATACTTtagtttaagaaacatttaaagggtttttgcttttgttattttaaacatgtcaggctaaaccaTTTAAATAGATCACTGattatcttcattagtttcagaaACACATCGTTTTTCTTGAATcgtgggctgaccagtagctttcgATTTGGAGGGTCCATTTGCTGTAGATACTGTTGCCCTTAAAAAATCTAATGAAGTGgtcataaacacattttaaaataataacaacttgCATATACCTTATGAACGGTACAAAAGAAATGTTTGCggtttcaaaaccttgacttttccaaaccgtggtaaaaccggttattgtcccatgcctaatacACATTGAGTGTGTCCACATCAGCGGCATAGGGTAAATTGTACACAAACAATTGTTAATGATGAGGTGTAATGCATGATTTGACATTATATGATTTTGTTGCGCAGGCTGGCAACAAATATTACTCTATATGTTGAAACAGTCGATGTAAAATGacgttttgaatttatttttaaagaaatgctgGTCTCATGGAATGATATTGTGTACACCGACAACCGTATGCCGTGTGTCTGTTGTACACAAACAGCAGGCTTTTCACAATCTGCTTGTATTTTGACCAGGGTTCCTgttgaatgtgtaaatatatttactgtaatgTTGGGCGCGATTGATTGCGTTTGTCTTTATGGCTGTAGCCTGTTGCACTTGGGTGGCTCTCCAAGGCTGCGAATGTGATGAAGGACTAGAGGATGATCAGGCTAATCATCCGCCATCTGGAGAAGgtattaacatttattatgcaTATGTTGTTATTACAcaaaagcgcacacacacacacactcatggttTCCTTGGGCTTTTATTTGTCAAGCCTCTATGAATATAGGGCTGCTGTTACAGGATCAGTTCAGCTTGTTTAAACATAAAGACTAATGCCAGTGTAAACTGAGAAAGCTACACTTTGGTCAGCATTATCTTTACTGCAAGCTGCACAAATCAACTTCCTTGAATCaaatgatacttttttttttttgggatgggGCCCGTTTGGTATTTCGTAACCCTAGAGGTTTGTCTGGTTCTTTGTACAGTGCCATTTAAAGAGATAGCGAACTCTCCTTACTAATAAGAGACAACCAATGAAATTAACTGTAGATGTTTTCTTTTGAAAGAAGCTGTGTACTAATATGACATTTACTTTTTCTTCCTCTTTGGTTTGCACATCATGTAAAAACctccttttatttttgtgtgcttttttgtgatgtatttttaaataaaaaacgaaACCACTATCATTCtgctttttaaaattcttttcctTTGATTCCCTCTTCTGCATCCTGTGCTCCGCAGGCTGCCGGCGGTGCTGTCGCGTTTCAGAGTGATTAATTTTAATCTCCCGTTGATTTCCACCTCTAACTCCAGGTGAGGCCATTCTCTCGCTGACTAATGACCGCAATTAATCAATGACTCGCAAAAGCACTGGCGGCTTCGCTGACCACGAGCAACAGAACCCAAAGCGACGGCGCTTTCTGTGCATGTGGAGCGCTGCCCTTGAGGGCTATACATAAAACACGCTGCCCGAGTCAGTCAGCCGAGTCATTGCAAACTAATTTGTATCGCAAGCTCAGCCATTGTGTTGGTTTAAGAGAGGTAAATCAAAGTGTAAAAATTAGTGACAAATTGCTTTGATTAGACTGAGGTCAAATAATTGGCTTTTAAATGACTTGTGTGTCAATAAGTGTGTAATAAATGCCATTTGTCAAGGTTGCAAAAAAAGTGCTCACCGTGTTCACGCTTGGCAAGTGTGCTTCGATTAAAATTAGAATTCTGGTCAGATTACTCTTTTAATGTGGTGCATGTTGATAAGTGTGCACACTGCACTCCTAACCCTGGTGCAAACCAATAATGACATGACATTACATCACTAGATTTAACCACAATTAGGGCAGAATGCTTAAGCACACCTGTTCTTATTTTGTCCTATTTGCAATGTTGCAATAAAACCAGTTAGTACAGAAATCAGAAAATAATCTCTGTACAGCAGATAATCAAACGTGCACGGGACCAATGAATTCCTGCTGGATTTTGATGCCTTAACACATTTTATAAGCTGTGCATGAGTTCAGATAAAAGCACAATTACATGTATAgctgaagtcagaagtattagccccactttaaatttttgtctttttaaaatatttcttaaatgatgtttaacagagcaaggacatttgcacagtatgtttgataatattttttcttctggataaagtcttatttatttttatttcggctagattaaaagcagtttttaatttttttaaaacattttaaggtcaaaatgtctagcccctttgagctagaaatgtgtttaaaaaaatctctctgtcaaacagaaattgggggaaaaaataaactggggctaattattctgacttcaactgaatgcaCAGACAAGTTTAACTTGACATCGTatgtaaaaacatgatttaatATCAGTGAAAGATGGATATACTTGTTCAGATGATCCTTCAATAA
This window harbors:
- the cxadr gene encoding coxsackievirus and adenovirus receptor homolog precursor; this encodes MDMRTSFLCVTYVILLTGSACGLQITSTGQTSIEKASGESVKLDCQFTLASDDSGPLDIEWSLQPSDNQKEEKVVIVYSGDRAFEHYYDPLKGRVHFNSPDPKNGDASMNIMGLKATDTGTYQCKIKKVPGIASRKYLLTVMVRPSKPKCSAEGQTYVGKNMVLKCSSVEGTQPMEYIWERTSGNKLLPPLAILDKVTGTMTLKNATGDASGTYRCQAKNRVGTEECVVEVTITQPPNTAGIIAGVIICILLLLILLALILFCCCRARHKKKYEKEIAYEIREDVPPPKSRVSTARSFTSVGSQRSSLGSMSPSNLHEYSKPQYDKIPSEEYDRPPSHAPIPPPSRMAGPNLSRMGAIPVMIPAQNKDGSIV